The genomic DNA ttttcacgcagatttgtaaaatattatgtaaaaagtcGCATTGTCTAAGGTTGCAGTGGCCCAGTAAATATCGACGTTTTGTCCTCAAACGTAAATACATTCGACGTGTCCCCAATATGATTGCTGTATACTAGTAGTGGGGTAAGCGAATCGTTGATTGGCCAGTTTCAACAGAGGGAGCCTACCAGGTCCGGATCGATGTTGCTAAAAGCTGCAGCAAATGGGGGAATATCAGTCGCTAGTACCACCTCGATCTGACTAGAGACGACCGTTTTCACTTcacaattttacttcgttttcactttgacttttaaacactttcgtataacttcagttacagaacgttaggcggatttgcacgcaacatacagtgaacaaaacatcaacaaacgcagagattagaatcagacaatagagagtcggcagttatattcgaaggtctttggtggataaaattaatctggtaaaccggttgtacgagaactgattctgcagaggcaactccacagattgtccgtgtgaaaccacgttgtcgtgagcggtaaagggagagaaaaggagctaaaaagggtaaggaataccttacatataaatatacataaccaaagcagagttgaagtggtggcgagaagggaacaccagtgtgctggaaaacggtgaggcagcaccgtgactatgtaaactactaggatatacttgtggcagcgcgtgcgcagagtcgggcaacgtctgtatcgacaatatttataaaggtacatcgtaacgtgatagatagatcgtcgacgatcaaacaatcaagtgaatcgagggtaaaagaagatttaaccAAAGAAGAGGACAAAATCGGAGAACTGGGCTTTTCTTCGAGCATAGGCAAAGAAGCACGCAAACTGGCTCCAGAGGTGAGGATCAAGCAAATTGGAATGAGGGAGGACCTGTTGTCCATAATACGGCACACAAGTAGCGATCATTTTTCGGAAGGACTCTAGTCGAAGATTGAGCAGCAAAACGGGTAAAAAGGAGACTAGCAATAGACCACTGTTTccgagtattttatacaaatagagggctcttgtttgctggatatttcaagcaaaagcgtTACCAGGATCACTTTCATTCTCTTCCTGTAATTATCGACTTCTCGACTGGTCTACCTGATGACTTGTGTTTTCCTGAAGGGAAACCAAAGACCCCAATTTGAATAGTTCACCGTCGGGTTATGCCCTGGGTTGCCGCTTGTCTCGACCTGTTGGCGGCACCGATTCTGGGTTACTGTCTGGCCGTGAGGAAACTTGCACTGCAAGCCGGCTTTTTCcaagaagaaacgaacaaatcgatcgtaacacaagcggtgaacgcgatcaatacgtcgactatacaaaaggagactgcgccgtgcgctgatacgatggcaccaagcgtcgaagaacagcgccaaggtaaatcgattaaatggaacac from Bombus affinis isolate iyBomAffi1 unplaced genomic scaffold, iyBomAffi1.2 ctg00000632.1, whole genome shotgun sequence includes the following:
- the LOC126928181 gene encoding uncharacterized protein LOC126928181 translates to MPWVAACLDLLAAPILGYCLAVRKLALQAGFFQEETNKSIVTQAVNAINTSTIQKETAPCADTMAPSVEEQRQEPKDNIKDKINKDVGDNEVSPKILRGCNRDVRFTRSWKKPSGTTPFAQTQLERRFH